From a region of the Kaistia sp. 32K genome:
- a CDS encoding alpha/beta hydrolase, with protein MLILGLAIVLAACASRPQGVLTPVKADAAAADKVDLLVATTRARSDAPGVYFNGERGSDLSLNNIVVSIPEQRQVGSIQWPSRVPGDPARDFVTTKVTTMQPSEAKDWFKRTSGKKRRVLIFVHGFNTQYADSIFRFAQIVHDTDANVAPILFSWPSRGNIFDYNYDRESANYSRSELATVIRAAATSPAVSDVTIMAHSMGGWLAVEALRQIALQDGRVPAKVSNLILASPDLDIDVFRKQVLEMGPKRPHITLFVSTSDRALRLSRLLSGRMTRLGAVDITREPYLSQMETATGITILDLTALQNGDRLNHSKFATSPEVVQLMGDRLIQGQSVTDSSLAGTNSLGSTTLGAGQVIGSAAGAVLTAPILIFESAARK; from the coding sequence ATGCTCATCCTTGGATTGGCGATCGTGCTGGCGGCCTGCGCCTCGCGGCCGCAAGGCGTGCTGACGCCGGTCAAGGCCGATGCCGCAGCGGCGGACAAGGTCGATCTGCTCGTCGCCACAACCCGCGCCAGGTCGGACGCGCCCGGCGTCTATTTCAATGGCGAGCGCGGCTCCGATCTTTCGCTCAACAACATCGTCGTCTCGATCCCGGAACAGCGCCAGGTCGGCTCGATCCAGTGGCCGAGCCGCGTGCCCGGCGACCCCGCGCGCGATTTCGTCACCACCAAGGTGACGACGATGCAGCCGAGCGAGGCCAAGGACTGGTTCAAGCGCACCTCGGGCAAGAAGCGCCGCGTGCTGATCTTCGTGCACGGCTTCAACACCCAATATGCCGACAGCATCTTCCGCTTCGCCCAGATCGTCCACGACACCGACGCCAATGTGGCGCCGATCCTGTTCTCGTGGCCGTCGCGCGGCAACATCTTCGACTACAATTACGACCGCGAGAGCGCCAATTATTCGCGCAGCGAGCTCGCCACCGTGATCCGCGCCGCCGCCACCAGCCCGGCCGTCTCGGACGTCACCATCATGGCGCATTCGATGGGCGGCTGGCTCGCCGTCGAGGCGCTCCGGCAGATCGCGCTGCAGGACGGCCGCGTCCCGGCCAAGGTGTCGAACCTGATCCTCGCCTCGCCCGACCTCGACATCGACGTGTTCCGCAAGCAGGTCCTCGAGATGGGGCCGAAGCGGCCGCATATCACGCTGTTCGTCTCCACCAGCGACCGGGCGCTGCGGCTGTCCCGGCTGCTCTCGGGCCGCATGACCCGGCTCGGCGCCGTCGACATCACCCGCGAGCCCTATCTCTCGCAGATGGAAACGGCCACCGGCATCACCATCCTCGACCTGACGGCGCTGCAGAACGGCGATCGCCTCAACCACAGCAAGTTCGCCACCAGCCCGGAGGTGGTGCAGCTGATGGGAGACCGGCTGATTCAGGGGCAATCGGTGACGGATTCGAGCCTCGCCGGCACCAATTCGCTCGGCTCGACGACGCTCGGCGCGGGACAGGTGATCGGCTCCGCCGCCGGCGCCGTTCTGACCGCCCCGATCCTGATCTTCGAAAGCGCCGCCCGAAAGTAG
- a CDS encoding DUF992 domain-containing protein, giving the protein MSFATTRKTRIALRSPGLAAGLAMAALLAMAPAAMAQSATKIGTLSCDVSSGIGMFVVEKQTMTCSFKPMKSDITGAYTGKIETFGVTLGAVEKGHLVWGVVAKTNDAPAVGALAGKYVGASADAAFGPGLGANVLVGGSNQAFALQPISVEGEIGVNIAAGVTELTLTAGP; this is encoded by the coding sequence ATGTCGTTCGCAACCACCCGGAAGACCCGGATTGCCCTCCGCTCGCCGGGGCTCGCCGCCGGCCTGGCGATGGCCGCCCTGCTCGCGATGGCTCCGGCCGCCATGGCGCAATCCGCCACGAAGATCGGCACGCTGTCCTGCGACGTCTCGTCGGGGATCGGGATGTTCGTGGTCGAGAAGCAGACGATGACCTGCTCGTTCAAACCCATGAAGAGCGATATCACCGGCGCCTACACCGGCAAGATCGAGACCTTCGGCGTCACGCTCGGCGCGGTCGAGAAGGGCCATCTCGTCTGGGGCGTCGTCGCGAAGACCAATGATGCGCCGGCGGTCGGCGCGCTGGCCGGGAAATATGTCGGCGCCAGCGCCGACGCCGCCTTCGGTCCCGGGCTCGGCGCCAATGTGCTGGTCGGCGGATCGAACCAGGCCTTCGCGCTCCAGCCGATCTCCGTCGAGGGCGAGATCGGCGTCAACATCGCGGCCGGCGTTACCGAACTGACCCTGACCGCGGGCCCCTGA
- a CDS encoding AraC family transcriptional regulator, whose protein sequence is MANSEPNGECAWTTASDDVGARSGAARRRSEGEAAGPQILVRLGMATAIPRLLRESGLDPAAVLAGAGLDLPLFDDPDALVPLRALDALLGLCLEATQCEHFGLLMGRACGPSALGAVGCLTLHSPTVGAALDSLVRHFRHHGQGAELHLGLRSDVAMLGFQLPLAAHADQIADGAVAVACNLLRALCGPGWQPVEVLLQRRVPSELGPFRQHLGPNLRFNQEAPTIVFSAHWLRSPVEGADPVMRRILEHRIAEMEAEAPVSLSDSLRGYLRSMLLKENCSIEAAARRLELHPRALRRRLAEERTTYSALVDEVRFEIARQLLSLTSLTAGEISSALDFCDGAAFTRAFKRWSGWTPSAWRSHAAAAPGR, encoded by the coding sequence ATGGCGAATTCTGAGCCAAACGGGGAATGCGCCTGGACGACCGCGTCCGACGACGTCGGCGCTCGTTCCGGCGCGGCGCGGCGTCGGAGCGAGGGAGAGGCCGCCGGTCCGCAGATCCTGGTGCGGCTTGGCATGGCGACGGCGATCCCCCGCCTGCTGCGCGAAAGCGGGCTCGATCCGGCGGCCGTTCTCGCAGGCGCCGGGCTGGACCTGCCCCTGTTCGACGATCCCGACGCGCTGGTTCCGCTCAGGGCGCTCGACGCCCTGCTGGGGCTCTGCCTCGAAGCGACGCAATGCGAGCATTTCGGCCTGCTGATGGGGCGTGCCTGCGGACCGTCCGCGCTCGGCGCCGTCGGCTGCCTCACCCTGCATTCGCCGACGGTTGGTGCGGCGCTCGACAGTCTCGTCCGTCATTTCCGCCATCATGGCCAGGGCGCGGAGCTCCATCTCGGTCTCCGCAGCGATGTCGCCATGCTCGGCTTCCAGCTGCCGCTTGCGGCGCATGCCGACCAGATCGCCGACGGCGCGGTGGCCGTCGCCTGCAATCTCCTGCGCGCGCTTTGCGGCCCCGGCTGGCAGCCGGTGGAGGTGCTGCTGCAGCGCCGCGTTCCCAGCGAGCTCGGGCCCTTCCGCCAGCACCTCGGGCCGAACCTCCGCTTCAATCAGGAGGCGCCCACCATCGTCTTCTCCGCGCACTGGCTTCGCAGCCCGGTCGAGGGCGCGGATCCCGTGATGCGGCGGATCCTGGAGCACCGGATCGCCGAGATGGAGGCGGAGGCGCCGGTGAGCCTGAGCGACAGCCTTCGAGGCTATCTGCGCTCCATGTTGCTCAAGGAGAACTGCTCGATCGAGGCGGCCGCCCGCCGGCTGGAGCTGCATCCGCGCGCCCTGCGCCGCCGGCTCGCCGAGGAGCGCACCACCTACAGCGCCCTGGTCGACGAGGTGCGTTTCGAGATCGCGCGCCAGCTCCTGTCCCTGACGTCGCTGACGGCGGGGGAGATCTCGTCGGCGCTGGATTTCTGCGACGGCGCGGCCTTCACGCGGGCGTTCAAGCGCTGGTCGGGATGGACGCCCTCGGCCTGGCGCAGCCACGCGGCCGCCGCGCCGGGGCGTTGA
- a CDS encoding BMP family protein, whose amino-acid sequence MSRWSRRLVALCGASVIALASQAALAKDVSVAAISGYFSQGFGVAIVEGLKKAEKDLGVKVKLVDTGNRALDYEEQFNNLAKGGEYDIVFVMGWELVDALQKTAAAYPNTKFVFIDGVLDSKHIVYANFAQNEGSFLAGALASMMAEKGSEIDGLGDGKAVGFVGGRDIPVIRDFLVGYEQGAKTAAPDVRLDAVFAGTFDDPAKGSELTMALYGQGSDIVYNVAGPTGEGVLQASAAAGKYSIGVDVNQCNVAPGHVMASMLKNANVAVYDLVKDVVDGKTLEPGSVHTANVKSGGVELLLCPDVADKIPADVKEKLEGLKADIASGKIKVATTTQ is encoded by the coding sequence ATGTCTCGTTGGTCTCGTCGTCTCGTCGCGCTGTGTGGCGCTTCCGTCATCGCGCTCGCCAGCCAGGCCGCGCTTGCTAAGGACGTCTCCGTCGCGGCGATCTCCGGCTACTTCTCCCAGGGCTTTGGCGTTGCCATCGTCGAGGGCCTGAAGAAGGCCGAGAAGGATCTCGGCGTGAAGGTCAAGCTGGTCGACACCGGCAACCGCGCCCTCGACTACGAGGAGCAGTTCAACAACCTCGCCAAGGGCGGCGAGTACGACATCGTCTTCGTCATGGGCTGGGAGCTGGTCGACGCGCTGCAGAAGACCGCCGCCGCCTATCCGAACACGAAGTTCGTCTTCATCGACGGCGTGCTCGATTCCAAGCACATCGTCTATGCCAACTTCGCCCAGAATGAGGGCTCGTTCCTGGCAGGCGCTCTGGCCTCGATGATGGCGGAGAAGGGCAGCGAGATCGACGGTCTCGGCGACGGCAAGGCTGTCGGCTTCGTCGGCGGCCGCGACATCCCGGTCATCCGCGACTTCCTCGTCGGCTACGAGCAGGGCGCCAAGACCGCCGCTCCCGACGTCCGCCTCGACGCCGTCTTCGCCGGCACCTTCGACGATCCGGCCAAGGGCAGCGAACTGACCATGGCCCTCTACGGCCAGGGTTCGGACATCGTCTACAACGTCGCCGGCCCCACGGGCGAGGGCGTGCTGCAGGCGAGCGCCGCCGCCGGCAAGTACTCGATCGGCGTCGACGTCAACCAGTGCAACGTCGCGCCGGGCCACGTCATGGCCTCGATGCTGAAGAACGCCAACGTCGCCGTCTATGACCTGGTCAAGGACGTCGTCGACGGCAAGACGCTCGAGCCCGGCAGCGTTCACACGGCGAACGTGAAGTCCGGCGGCGTCGAGCTGCTGCTCTGCCCCGACGTCGCGGACAAGATCCCGGCCGACGTCAAGGAGAAGCTCGAAGGCCTCAAGGCCGACATCGCTTCGGGCAAGATCAAGGTCGCCACGACCACCCAGTAG
- a CDS encoding ABC transporter ATP-binding protein: MTLAIELKSITKRFGAFVANEDVNLAVERGKIHAIIGENGAGKTTLMNVLFGLLQPDEGEIWIDGEKKSLPNPAAAIAAGIGMVHQHFKLVPSLTVAENVFLGMEIRKGGLIDHAAQIKKTAELSKQFGLQVDPNERVGLLSVGIEQRIEILKVLVRGARTIILDEPTAVLTPQESRELFQTLRGFVAQGMTVIFISHHLEEVMEVSDTVSVLRLGKNVASKPTAELTKSDLVQLMVGRLVSFDRLPRSPSLGKTVLEVEDLWCRDERQLQALRGVSFNVRAGEIVGIAGVAGNGQTELAEVLSGLRPSSHGKFRLAGRDITGRSARDIRAAGVGHVPGDRLVRGVDRNASIALNLLMGRQDQSPWSRHGIIDQNYLQQETKALIKRFDIRARGPESTAKSLSGGNIQKIVLAREFTGSADCLLIDQPTRGVDIGAQESIHSEIMRQREAGKAILLISVQLDELIALADRILVMFGGTIMGEIPGDRVDEEEIGMLMAGVVPEPRSKTVGAA, encoded by the coding sequence ATGACACTTGCCATCGAACTGAAATCCATCACCAAGCGGTTCGGCGCCTTCGTCGCGAATGAAGACGTGAACCTCGCCGTCGAACGCGGCAAGATCCACGCGATCATCGGTGAGAACGGAGCCGGCAAGACCACCTTGATGAACGTCCTGTTCGGCTTGTTGCAGCCGGACGAGGGCGAAATCTGGATCGATGGCGAGAAGAAGTCGCTTCCCAACCCGGCCGCGGCGATCGCCGCCGGCATCGGCATGGTCCACCAGCACTTCAAGCTGGTGCCGTCGCTGACGGTGGCGGAGAACGTCTTCCTCGGCATGGAGATCCGCAAGGGCGGCCTGATCGACCACGCGGCCCAGATCAAGAAGACCGCCGAGCTTTCGAAGCAGTTCGGCCTGCAGGTCGACCCGAACGAGCGCGTCGGGCTGCTCTCGGTCGGCATCGAGCAGCGCATCGAGATCCTCAAGGTGCTGGTGCGCGGCGCGCGGACCATCATCCTCGACGAGCCGACCGCCGTGCTGACGCCGCAGGAAAGCCGCGAGCTGTTCCAGACGCTCCGCGGGTTCGTCGCGCAGGGCATGACCGTCATCTTCATCTCGCATCACCTGGAAGAGGTGATGGAGGTTTCCGACACCGTTTCGGTGCTGCGCCTCGGCAAGAACGTCGCCTCGAAGCCGACCGCCGAGCTGACCAAGTCCGATCTCGTCCAGCTGATGGTCGGGCGCCTGGTCTCCTTTGATCGTCTGCCGCGTTCGCCGAGCCTCGGCAAGACGGTGCTCGAGGTCGAGGACCTGTGGTGCCGCGACGAGCGCCAGCTGCAGGCCTTGCGCGGCGTTTCCTTCAACGTCCGCGCCGGCGAGATCGTCGGCATCGCCGGCGTCGCCGGCAACGGCCAGACCGAGCTCGCCGAGGTGCTTTCCGGCCTTCGGCCGTCGAGCCACGGCAAGTTCCGGCTCGCCGGTCGGGACATCACCGGCCGCTCGGCCCGCGACATCCGCGCCGCCGGCGTCGGCCATGTTCCGGGCGACCGGCTGGTGCGCGGCGTCGACCGCAATGCCTCGATCGCGCTCAATCTGCTGATGGGCCGGCAGGACCAGAGCCCCTGGTCGCGCCACGGCATCATCGACCAGAACTATCTGCAGCAGGAGACGAAGGCGCTGATCAAGCGCTTCGACATCCGCGCCCGCGGACCGGAATCGACGGCGAAGAGCCTGTCGGGCGGCAACATCCAGAAGATCGTGCTCGCCCGCGAATTCACCGGCAGCGCCGATTGCCTGCTGATCGACCAGCCGACGCGCGGCGTCGACATCGGCGCGCAGGAATCGATCCACAGCGAGATCATGCGCCAGCGCGAGGCGGGCAAGGCGATCCTGCTGATCTCGGTCCAGCTGGACGAACTGATCGCGCTCGCCGATCGCATCCTCGTCATGTTCGGCGGCACCATCATGGGCGAAATCCCCGGTGACCGCGTCGACGAGGAAGAGATCGGCATGCTGATGGCCGGCGTCGTTCCGGAGCCTCGTTCCAAAACCGTGGGGGCCGCTTGA
- a CDS encoding ABC transporter permease, with translation MSDRFDSLFGQSLAILFALGLGALVILTVDESPVRVFVTLLNGAFGSPERIAGTLLQTTPILICGIAACISFRGGLFNIGIEGQLFMGGFWATWVGFSFNLPPVLHLLFAMAVAIFAGMAWIAIPAFFRARYKTNEVVSTILANYVAILFTSYLTINIFKRPGGQSETPPILESAYLPELFSFSRLNWGLIIGLVLAIGVYLFFTRTARGYAVSEMGANPKFAEYGGIDIKKQTFLVLIASGAVGGLAGGVEALGVHHRFMEGFAPGFGFDGVIAALLANGNPIGTIFTALFFGALRSGSLLLEVDTSASREIITVIQALIILAVSAQITIRRKASDSTAGERRWKF, from the coding sequence ATGTCGGACCGCTTCGACAGTCTTTTCGGCCAGAGCCTGGCCATTCTCTTCGCGCTCGGACTGGGCGCGCTTGTCATCCTCACGGTCGACGAGAGCCCGGTCCGCGTCTTCGTCACCCTCTTGAACGGCGCCTTCGGCAGCCCCGAGCGCATTGCCGGCACGCTGCTGCAGACGACGCCGATCCTGATCTGCGGCATCGCCGCCTGCATCTCGTTCCGCGGCGGCCTGTTCAACATCGGCATCGAAGGCCAGCTCTTCATGGGCGGCTTCTGGGCGACCTGGGTCGGCTTCTCGTTCAACCTGCCGCCGGTGCTGCATCTGCTCTTCGCCATGGCCGTCGCCATCTTCGCCGGCATGGCCTGGATCGCGATCCCCGCCTTTTTCCGGGCGCGCTACAAGACCAACGAGGTGGTCTCGACCATTCTCGCCAACTATGTCGCGATCCTGTTCACGTCCTATCTGACGATCAACATCTTCAAGCGCCCCGGCGGCCAGTCCGAGACGCCGCCGATCCTGGAGAGCGCCTACCTGCCGGAGCTGTTCTCGTTCTCGCGGCTGAACTGGGGCTTGATCATCGGCCTCGTGCTCGCGATTGGCGTGTACCTCTTCTTCACCCGGACCGCGCGCGGCTATGCCGTCAGCGAGATGGGCGCCAACCCGAAGTTCGCCGAATATGGCGGCATCGACATCAAGAAGCAGACCTTCCTGGTGCTGATCGCTTCCGGCGCGGTCGGCGGCCTTGCCGGCGGCGTCGAGGCGCTCGGCGTGCATCATCGCTTCATGGAAGGCTTCGCACCCGGCTTCGGCTTCGACGGCGTCATCGCCGCGCTGCTCGCCAACGGCAACCCGATCGGCACCATCTTCACGGCGCTGTTCTTCGGCGCGCTCAGGAGCGGCTCGCTGCTTCTGGAAGTCGACACCTCCGCCTCGCGCGAAATCATCACCGTCATCCAGGCGCTGATCATTCTCGCCGTCTCGGCCCAGATCACCATTCGCCGCAAGGCATCGGATTCGACCGCGGGAGAGCGTCGATGGAAGTTCTAG
- a CDS encoding ABC transporter permease — MEVLERLLNVTLVIATIRTTAPILLVALGGSFTTKAGIFNIGLEGQMLVGAFFAVIGTIATGSPWLGVLCGVAAALTLALIFALLVVTFKANEVVVGLALNILAGGMTISLMKAIFGTRGSIFGHGLVGLPPLKLPNVKDLGWFGQMISGYTPLVYLAFILVPVLILFYNRSRLGLYIRVVGEKPEAAEALGISIVRIRYVSSLLCGLLAGLAGAHLSLGYTTMFTENMSSGRGFMAVAILIFSNGDPLKILIGCLLFGFSDALALRLQTLGISSYLVLAVPYLVALIALFALSYRSRPRVIQETLASMGRALSVKSNTIKPAAATDASKP, encoded by the coding sequence ATGGAAGTTCTAGAACGTCTCCTCAACGTTACGCTCGTCATCGCGACGATCCGCACGACCGCGCCGATCCTGCTCGTCGCGCTGGGCGGCTCCTTCACCACCAAGGCCGGCATCTTCAACATCGGCCTCGAAGGCCAGATGCTGGTCGGCGCGTTCTTCGCCGTGATCGGCACGATCGCCACCGGTTCGCCCTGGCTCGGCGTGCTCTGCGGCGTCGCCGCCGCGCTGACGCTGGCGCTGATCTTCGCGTTGCTCGTCGTCACCTTCAAGGCGAACGAGGTCGTCGTCGGCCTGGCGCTCAACATCCTGGCGGGTGGCATGACCATCTCGCTGATGAAGGCGATCTTCGGCACGCGCGGCTCGATCTTCGGCCACGGCCTGGTCGGCCTGCCGCCGTTGAAGCTGCCGAATGTCAAGGATCTCGGCTGGTTCGGCCAGATGATCTCCGGCTACACGCCGCTGGTCTATCTCGCCTTTATCCTCGTGCCCGTCCTGATCCTCTTCTACAACCGCTCGCGGCTCGGCCTCTATATCCGCGTCGTCGGCGAGAAGCCGGAAGCCGCGGAAGCGCTTGGCATCTCGATCGTCCGCATCCGCTATGTGTCGTCGCTCCTCTGCGGCCTGCTGGCGGGCCTCGCCGGCGCGCATCTGTCGCTCGGCTACACGACGATGTTCACCGAGAACATGTCGTCCGGCCGTGGCTTCATGGCCGTCGCGATCCTGATCTTCTCGAACGGCGATCCGCTCAAGATCCTGATCGGCTGCCTGCTGTTCGGCTTCTCGGACGCGCTGGCGCTGCGCCTGCAGACGCTTGGCATCTCGTCCTACCTCGTGCTCGCCGTGCCCTACCTGGTCGCGCTGATCGCACTGTTCGCACTCTCCTACCGGTCACGCCCGCGCGTGATCCAGGAGACGCTGGCCAGCATGGGCCGCGCCCTTTCCGTCAAGTCCAACACCATCAAACCAGCTGCCGCCACGGACGCTTCCAAGCCGTGA
- a CDS encoding nucleoside hydrolase produces MERIILDVDSAGDDILAVLFAAISPSIKLEGVTTCTGAAGPIDQVTNVVLNTLALAGKGDVPVAKGAWRPIVGNSKEDMEAPVHFEKRLVARFGDRLKKFNPPAPTPSLKVIDKHAVDFIIDTALANPGEITLVVTGPMTNAAMAFLQEPALAKALKRMVLLGGNFVTPGNITPLSEYNIWADPEAARVVLNQGVDTILVPLDVCEDNRAAASMLTRDDLADLKDLGDHAVLKMIQETFPIYIDIWREFFDLVGFPMDDIITVALAFDPSLCTMTEPLFCDIVLDGRLARGQTVAYRGRQLLPGGGPKTTRICTDIDGRRFMKLFKETIVRYQSEAA; encoded by the coding sequence ATGGAACGCATCATTCTCGACGTCGACTCCGCGGGCGACGACATTCTCGCGGTGCTCTTCGCGGCGATCTCGCCGTCGATCAAGCTCGAAGGTGTCACCACCTGTACCGGCGCCGCCGGTCCCATCGACCAGGTCACCAACGTCGTCCTCAACACGCTGGCGCTGGCCGGCAAGGGTGACGTTCCGGTCGCCAAGGGCGCCTGGCGCCCGATCGTCGGCAATTCCAAGGAAGACATGGAAGCGCCGGTGCATTTCGAGAAGCGCCTGGTCGCCCGCTTCGGCGACCGGCTGAAGAAGTTCAACCCGCCGGCCCCGACGCCGTCGCTGAAGGTGATCGACAAGCACGCCGTCGACTTCATCATCGACACGGCGCTCGCCAACCCTGGCGAGATCACGCTGGTTGTCACCGGCCCGATGACCAACGCCGCCATGGCGTTCCTGCAGGAGCCGGCGCTCGCCAAGGCGCTGAAGCGCATGGTGCTGCTCGGCGGCAACTTCGTCACCCCCGGCAACATCACGCCGCTGTCGGAATACAACATCTGGGCCGATCCCGAAGCGGCCCGCGTGGTGCTCAACCAGGGCGTCGACACGATCCTGGTGCCGCTCGACGTCTGCGAGGACAATCGCGCCGCCGCCAGCATGCTGACGCGTGACGACCTCGCCGATCTCAAGGATCTGGGCGACCATGCGGTCCTCAAGATGATCCAGGAGACGTTCCCGATCTATATCGACATCTGGCGCGAGTTCTTCGATCTCGTCGGCTTCCCGATGGACGATATCATCACGGTCGCGCTCGCCTTCGATCCGTCGCTCTGCACCATGACCGAACCGCTGTTCTGCGACATCGTGCTCGACGGGCGCCTCGCCCGCGGCCAGACGGTCGCCTATCGCGGTCGCCAGTTGCTTCCCGGCGGCGGCCCGAAGACGACGCGGATCTGCACCGACATCGACGGCCGCCGCTTCATGAAGCTCTTCAAGGAAACGATCGTCCGCTACCAGAGCGAAGCGGCGTAA
- a CDS encoding nucleoside hydrolase — translation MTTTEMTSTRPTPILLDCDPGHDDAIALVMAHRSKAIDLLGVTVTCGNAEPEKTVSNTLRILEFIGAHDVPVAAGCVRPLARPLVLGTADGPSGLEGSPYLPQATKKVEPMHAVDFIAKTLREQDEPLRIVATGPLCNLGLFVLKYPELLPKIKDITWMGGVFWRKSEYITPTEFNAFCDPEALKIVLDSGVPITMVGLDVTMKVLVEEPQYREFEKIDTELGRVVLDWLKFYEKLHRNSMGVGGALHDPLALALIIDPTLVKTRPAHIGVDLTGTYTFGATVADYWNERGLPPNAQVCEEVDSDRFFDLLYSLLRD, via the coding sequence ATGACCACGACCGAAATGACCAGCACCCGCCCGACGCCGATCCTGCTCGATTGCGATCCCGGCCATGACGACGCCATCGCGCTCGTGATGGCGCATCGCTCGAAGGCGATCGACCTCCTCGGCGTCACCGTCACCTGCGGCAATGCCGAGCCGGAGAAGACCGTCTCCAACACGCTCCGCATCCTGGAGTTCATCGGCGCGCATGACGTGCCGGTCGCGGCCGGCTGCGTGCGCCCGCTCGCCCGTCCGCTGGTGCTCGGCACCGCCGACGGCCCGAGCGGCCTCGAGGGTTCGCCCTACCTGCCGCAGGCGACCAAGAAGGTCGAGCCGATGCATGCGGTCGACTTCATCGCCAAGACGCTGCGCGAGCAGGACGAGCCGCTGCGCATCGTCGCCACCGGCCCGCTCTGCAATCTCGGCCTGTTCGTCCTGAAGTATCCGGAGCTTCTTCCGAAGATCAAGGATATCACCTGGATGGGTGGCGTGTTCTGGCGCAAGAGCGAGTACATCACGCCGACCGAGTTCAACGCCTTCTGCGATCCGGAAGCGCTGAAGATCGTCCTCGACAGCGGCGTGCCGATCACCATGGTCGGCCTCGACGTCACCATGAAGGTGCTGGTCGAGGAGCCGCAGTACCGCGAGTTCGAGAAGATCGACACCGAGCTCGGCCGCGTCGTGCTCGACTGGCTGAAGTTCTACGAGAAGCTGCATCGCAACTCGATGGGCGTGGGCGGTGCGCTGCACGACCCGCTGGCGCTGGCGCTGATCATCGACCCGACGCTGGTCAAGACCCGTCCGGCCCATATCGGCGTCGACCTGACCGGCACCTACACCTTCGGCGCGACGGTCGCCGATTACTGGAACGAGCGCGGCCTGCCGCCGAATGCCCAGGTCTGCGAGGAGGTCGATTCCGACCGCTTCTTCGACCTGCTCTACAGCCTGCTTCGGGACTGA